In Aquimarina sp. TRL1, a single window of DNA contains:
- a CDS encoding acyloxyacyl hydrolase yields MKKVFFGGFLMLSFLLKAQESEVTNARKYTVGITAFSGTVLKHNPTISHLITGHPSGILLSVDRKTFGDREWQRLYNYPDYGVSFIYQNMDNTYLGENYGLYAHYNFYFLKRTLMFRIAQGIAYTTNPYDIDDNYRNIAYGSHIMSSTYALLNYKKENIVKGVGVEAGIGVVHYSNANFKAPNTSTNTFLFTVGVNYAVDNEEYTFVEKENDLLKGKEPVGVGFFFRGGVNENDVVGSGQYPFYTIGGFVDKRLNKKSAIQLGTELFFSKALERYIDFRAVGGFNNETTGDEDAKRVGVFAGHELRINRLSLLTQLGYYVYYPYDFEGELYNRLGLQFYITNKIISSVTVRSHAAKAEAVEFTIGYRL; encoded by the coding sequence GTGAAAAAAGTTTTCTTTGGAGGATTTTTGATGTTAAGCTTTTTGTTAAAAGCTCAGGAGAGTGAAGTAACGAATGCTCGTAAGTATACAGTTGGGATTACTGCTTTTAGTGGTACCGTGTTGAAGCATAACCCTACAATATCTCACCTGATTACCGGACACCCATCGGGGATTTTATTGTCAGTTGATAGGAAAACATTTGGAGATCGGGAATGGCAACGTTTATATAACTACCCGGATTATGGTGTTTCATTTATTTACCAAAATATGGATAATACATATTTGGGAGAAAATTATGGGCTTTACGCACATTATAATTTCTATTTTCTAAAGCGAACTCTGATGTTTCGAATTGCGCAAGGGATAGCTTATACGACTAATCCTTATGATATAGATGATAATTATAGAAATATAGCATATGGATCGCATATAATGAGTTCTACATATGCATTGCTAAACTATAAAAAAGAAAATATTGTAAAAGGAGTGGGGGTTGAAGCTGGTATTGGAGTGGTGCATTACTCCAATGCTAATTTTAAAGCACCTAATACCAGTACCAATACATTCCTGTTTACTGTAGGAGTTAATTATGCCGTAGATAATGAGGAATATACATTTGTAGAAAAGGAAAATGATTTGCTAAAAGGAAAAGAACCTGTGGGAGTAGGTTTTTTCTTTAGAGGAGGAGTCAATGAAAATGATGTAGTAGGATCAGGACAATATCCGTTTTATACCATAGGAGGATTTGTTGATAAACGATTAAATAAAAAAAGTGCAATTCAATTGGGAACAGAGTTGTTTTTTTCCAAAGCATTAGAACGTTATATAGATTTTAGGGCAGTAGGAGGATTTAATAATGAAACAACAGGAGACGAAGATGCTAAAAGAGTTGGGGTTTTTGCAGGACACGAACTGCGAATTAATAGATTGTCATTGCTTACTCAATTAGGATACTATGTGTATTATCCATATGATTTTGAAGGAGAACTGTACAATAGGTTAGGACTGCAATTTTATATAACAAATAAAATAATCAGTTCTGTCACGGTACGCTCTCATGCAGCGAAGGCCGAAGCAGTAGAGTTCACGATTGGGTATCGTTTATAA
- a CDS encoding head GIN domain-containing protein: protein MKNISWLFVIVLFCGCDSENAPDCFQKGGDTIRKEFEVSGFSRILVNPNIEMIIKQGDEFSVYVETGENLLEEVSAVVENERLILNNTNDCNLVRSFKQTTFYVTAPDITEIRSATQFDIASEGVLSFPSLGILSEDFGEDTGSTNGTFHLTIDNNRVSVVGNNVASFFLEGKTKALSINIASGTGRFEGERFIADDVSVFHRGANKVIVHPVNRLSGEIRSTGDLIAVNRPDEVAVEVFFTGKLLFQ from the coding sequence ATGAAAAATATAAGCTGGTTGTTCGTTATAGTACTTTTTTGTGGATGTGATTCGGAAAATGCTCCGGATTGTTTTCAAAAAGGAGGAGACACCATAAGAAAAGAATTTGAGGTATCCGGGTTTTCCAGAATTTTAGTGAATCCAAATATAGAAATGATTATTAAGCAAGGAGATGAGTTTTCTGTGTATGTCGAAACAGGAGAAAACCTACTGGAAGAGGTAAGTGCAGTGGTAGAAAACGAGCGTCTTATTCTCAATAATACGAATGATTGTAATTTAGTGAGAAGTTTTAAGCAAACAACTTTTTATGTGACGGCTCCTGATATAACGGAAATACGGAGTGCAACACAATTTGATATCGCCTCAGAAGGAGTGTTGAGCTTCCCATCTTTAGGGATTCTTTCGGAAGATTTTGGAGAAGATACAGGAAGTACAAATGGAACATTTCACCTGACAATAGATAATAATAGGGTAAGTGTGGTAGGAAATAACGTGGCTTCTTTCTTCCTGGAAGGAAAAACGAAGGCTTTATCCATAAATATTGCTTCGGGAACAGGAAGGTTTGAAGGGGAACGATTCATTGCAGATGATGTATCTGTTTTTCACAGAGGAGCTAATAAAGTAATTGTTCATCCGGTGAATAGGCTGAGTGGAGAAATAAGAAGTACAGGAGATCTTATTGCT